From the genome of Lentimicrobiaceae bacterium, one region includes:
- a CDS encoding C69 family dipeptidase — translation MKKYTLMFSIAIALLLSGIQFSAIACTNFLVTKGATTDGSTMISYSADSHVLYGELYYRPTADYPDGSMVDVYEWDSGKYLGKIKQVNHTYSVIGNMNEHQLAIGETTYGGREELFVQPGAIVDYGT, via the coding sequence ATGAAAAAATACACATTGATGTTTTCTATAGCAATTGCATTGCTGTTATCGGGAATTCAGTTTTCCGCCATTGCCTGTACCAATTTTCTTGTTACAAAAGGCGCTACTACCGATGGTTCTACCATGATTTCTTACTCTGCCGATTCGCATGTGCTGTATGGTGAATTATATTATCGCCCGACAGCTGATTATCCCGACGGGAGCATGGTTGACGTTTACGAATGGGATTCCGGCAAATACCTTGGTAAAATAAAACAGGTAAACCATACTTATTCGGTAATCGGAAACATGAATGAGCACCAACTTGCCATTGGGGAAACCACCTACGGCGGACGCGAAGAACTTTTTGTACAACCCGGAGCAATTGTGGACTATGGGACA